The region GGCCCTTGGAATGCGAGGTTGAGACGGGGAATGTTGATTTGAAGCCTGATCCGTCTAGACCGACTAGGAGCTTGTATGCGGATGGTTCTGAGCCGGCGGAGACTTCTCCAAGTCATGGTTGTACGCGGGACGATTTGCGGCGGTTTGAGGATGTGAGTGACGATCAAGTTGAGTATGTGGATGTGGAAATGGGGGTGGCACGCATGGTGGATATTTCGCGGCATCCGGTGCATCTCGTTGATTCCTCTCGACAGTGACGACTGATTCTTGATAGATATAGATGTTTTTGGCCCTTTCTCAGGTCCACTGGGAGAGGTAAAAATAAATTGGAAAGTTCTAAGCAAGAAACAGCGTTTAATCCATCCAGGACATTAAATTATAACTCCGTACTGTGTGCAAGGTGGTATCTAAAATACATAAGCAATGCTAGTGGGCACCAGTAATACAAGTCGCTAGAAAGTAAAGGTAGAAAGGTATCACAGCCATAATACCCATCTCACCCCTGAAGCCATGCCGTAAAGGAGCTTCCGGAAAAGTTTAAACGCCACGACAATCAACCACACCCACCACAATAGCCCGATCAAAGCCCATTCAAGCATCACGAACCCCGTGCGTCGCAGCCAGCGTAGTCGACGGTGCCGCTTGCGGAGACCGTGTTCGAGTGTGTCACTCAACTGTTTCACAGCAAGCGTGCTGGTAGTGTTGAGATGCAAACTGAGGTTTTCAGCTTCCTCGGTCGCGGCACGAACACGATTGTTGAGCGACTTGTTAACCAAGTCCTCGAGAGTGGAAAGTTGAGACTTCAAGGGTGAGAACGCGTCCTTTGGCAGGCGCTCGATTGAGCCCTCAAAGGATTTGTGGGACGTTTCAATCCGTTTGAGAAGTCTTTGGCTTGCTAATTGATGCTCATGGATTCGCGGAACAGTGGGTATCGACGTGTCCGAGCTGAATGAGCGTTGAAGAAACTCAGGTGGAGGGCTGCGCGCATTATCGGCTCGGCGAACAATCTCTCGAGCTTTTATACCCGACGAAAGGAGAAGAGCTCGAGTACGTTCAACCTCTTGTTTCCCGGGTACGCCGGATTCGATCGAGACCGAGACACTGCGATCGGATatgctccagctccttgactGACCAGGAAGTGTCGGCCGTAATTCATGCGGAGACGAGGTTGGGGTCGGCTGGGCCTGTGCTAGACCGGTGATGGGAGGACGAACAAGGCTGTATGGAACAGAGTTGTCCTTGATTCGACCCTTTTTAATCTCTTCACGTATAGTGTGAATTTCCGGCCCAAACTGCATGAAGCGATGACCGCGTCTCCCTGAATGTTTGCCCACTGAATTGCCTGCATCCCGTTGAAGGTCCCAAAGTCGGCCTTGAGAGCTGGGGAGACTAGTTGGGCCAGCCTCATTATCTTCGTAAAGTTGCCGGGGTTCGACAATCGTCGGCGGGTTTTGCGAATGATTCTTTGCGAGAGATTTATCCgagtttcttggtgttgACCGACCAAGATCGTCAGAAAACGCGGGCAGGCGGCGTAATATAGCCCTAGGAATGCCGTGTTTCTCACCCTTcacttcatcatcatcatcatcagaagaagaagaagactcGCTGTCGTCGGACATCACAAAGGAGGACTGGCGTGAATGCCCTCCGCCATCCTTTTTCAGGATGAAATCTCCCATTTTTGAAACCTCATTGCCGACTTTGCCCGCAATCTTCCCGGGCCCTTTGAATATCCCACGCAACTTGGATTCATGTGGAGCAGAGTCTTTCCGTTCATGATGGTTGGGCCTCCGGCCATCTACATGGTATGTCGAGGCCTTGGTGGGAAGAGGCGGGGGTTCGACATCAATCTGAGCGGAAGGCTCCGTAAACGGCATGCTGTCCTGGCGTACGCCATCAAAGTCAACAGAGCTGTCGTCATCAGCACCTTTACTGTTGGGGCTATTTCGGCCCTGGCCTCTTCGAGACCCAACTGCTCGCGAGAAGCCTCGCTTGGCGGGAGAGGGGGAACGACTTGATGGAGGAGATAAATTAGATGCAATGCCAGGGAAATACCCAACATCCATGTCTGCATTAGACATGTGGCCTTCTATTTTCGCCAATGATAGAGGATCATAGCGATCGTCTGCGCTTGGACCGGACGACAACGAGCCCCTTTTCTCATTCCACGTCTGCCCTTGTCGTCCCAAAGGCGATACAGATCTTCCAGGAGATCTTGCATGGTTCAGGAATGAATTACGGTATGGCTTCACGTCTACGCTAGAGCCTGAGGAGCTCCGCGGCCGAATTCTGAGTTTGCGCTTTTTGGAGCCTAGGTCCTCCCCAGATGGACTGCTGCTTCGGCCTATGCGCTGCGAAACCCTGAACCTGCGTGGTTGCCTTCCACGACCAGCATCTTTCATGTCAACCGACAACCGTTGGCGTGCATCGGAGTGAGAAGTATGGGACGAGGGTCGTCCGGTACTAGCTGAGCTTTTCCCCTGCGCCTGCTCTTGATTGAAGTCATTCACAATCAAAGAAGATGGATCTGGGTAGAGTGTGTTCCCATCCTTATCCGTCAATTTGCTCTTGTTTGGCGCATCTTCGACCCAGGCTGCATCGGCAAAAAGTTCATCGGGGAATATTATCCAGTCAGATCTGGGCCTACGAGTCTTAAGGCTGCCTGTACGGCTTATGCGCCGGAGACTGGATGGTGGCGAGGCGGCAAAATCATCGACACCGTCCACATCTTGATTCGAAGGTGCGTCAACATGGCCCCCCTGGAAAGGTGGAAGTTTGAGACACTCAAGGTGAGTCCGCGTCTGGTGACTGTATTGAGCCTCAACTGAATTAACCCAACTGTGAACTTTGTCGATGTCGTTCCATCCGTCTGCCTCAGGATCAATGGGACAACGCTCACGAAACCTGACCTTACGATTGCGGATTGCCTGGAGTGGATTATAAACACGATGTGATGGTTTTTGCGCACTCTGTGAGGGGTCGGCTGTAGAATGATCTTCGTGTAGGCTGAGAGGCGGGAGAGAAGGAAGTAGGCGTAAATACTCATGGCGCAGCTCAAAATACCGCCGAGTATTTGCAGCTCGCGCCAATGTCCCCGCCGAGAACCCTTGCggcgcggaggaggatgttgcggATCCGGGAAGTGATTTCATCACATCGTTCGTTGCCGTGGATGCTTGAGATCTGGTGAGCTTCACTCGATCATCGCCTAGAGATTTGCTTGCGCTGTGACTGGCGTATGAGCCGTGGCTCGGAATGCTCcctgcagcagaagaacGACCGTCGCCTGATGGCGCCCATGTACCCCCGGGTACCTGACTTGAAGCATTATAGCCAACATTTCCCTTTCTCCTCGACTCACTTAAGTTTAAAGCGAGGTTGACAATTTGTAGAGAGTCTTTATCCAAGCCTAAAGCACCTTGGTCATCATGACTCTCCATGTTGCCCGCCGTATGGTTGGAAACAATCCGGCTCTGAGATTCTGGGACCGTGGCATCTTCAGCAAAATGGCAAGAGCCAGTGTCCTCCTCCTTATTCTCTACCGCATTTTGGCCGACATCATCCGACTCTTTCGTAGACTCTCGATGGCGACTCCAACGGAACCGAGATCGTTTCTTGGGAGCAGATTCGGCTTCCGGTGTTCCGCGCTTGCGCCGGTGATCGGTTTCTGAGAGATTATGGTGCTGGCCGCTGGTTCGGAGGCTCTTTGATCGTGGTATGAACGAATCGACAAGAAATCCGCCGGAGCTGGCCGTTCGCCGCGGGTTTCTGGTGCCTCGCTCTTCGTCGCGAGAGCTACCCCCGACCGACTCCCTAGTACCTTGCTCCGGAGTCATCTGCACAGCTGCGTGTCACTTGTAGTTCGTCAATAGTCGATGTCATTTCCGGTTTTCACGGCTCTCCTATGTTCTCCACTCGCATCGTTTGGGAAGAATGACGAAGGACTGGTCGCGGTATCATTCGTGGTTCCGCGACCAGAGAGCACAGTGATCGTGGCAGCGAATAGATAGCGTGTTACGGcaaagaagaggatgcatAAGGGAAGCGGTCATGAATATAAGGTAGAATATCCTCATTTTCGGGAAAAGCGCAAGGCCGCAAGAATAGCATGATCGTCATTGGGTCTCGCCTCCTGTCTGGACTCTACCCGTGACACACGGTTGCAAACACAACAAACATTCTACAACAAGGCAATCGCGACAACAAGCCAATTGCTACGGAAGTATAGGAACAAAAGAAATTCTACTAGCGTTTGAGTCTAAAGACAAAAAGAAATAACTAGAGATACATGTCCTGGGCACAGGAAGTAAGTTACAATCAagcaaagaagcagcaggTAGTATCTATCTACTCAACCCTTAGACACTGAAGGCGCGCCTCAGTTTCAATCACCTAGATAAAGCTTTTGTCAGTCTGGCTGCTCTATAATATTGTATACAATAATAAGAAGGAGCGACTTACCTCTAGAGCCTGGTTCACCTCTAGGACCCTGCGCACATCCGCCAGCCAGTCCTTGCTCAGGATCTTGGCCCATCCCTTCAGAGAGTTCATCTCACGCGCGGCATCGTCTATGTTGCCCTCTTCCAAGAGGTTCTCTGTGCGTAGGAGAACACTTTCAACGTCGTCACTCCCAGCGGCGGCATCCTTCTTGAACATCACCTTGCTCAGGACAATACTCGCTGCGTGGCTTGCAATTCCAGCATCCTCGGGGAGCAGGCTGGCCTTACGGACTTCGTCGGCGACCCGACGGAAACGTTCAATTATTTGGGATGTTGAGGGGATACCACGCTGGTAAGCTGTGGGGTTAATGGATGCAATAGCCGCCTCGACGACTGGGTCTTCTCCCGCGAGCTCCTTAACAGCAACCAATTCTCGCACAAACGGTCGAGGAACGGTTGAGCGCTCAAGAGCGGATCTAACCGCGTCCACGGCTacttgaagttgttgggTTTTGAGGTTGGTATCAATCACCTCCCTCCATCCCGTGGTGAGTTTCTCGAGTTCAGCGACACCAGCAGTGAGCTCAGATAGCTTGCCGAGGCGGCCCTCTCGCTCCCGTTCGACTAGATCCTTCACTTCATGCAGATACTTGCGGTTAAGTTCAATTGCCTGCTCCACAAGTTCGTTCTGCAGACGCTGTTCTGCGATCTCTTGCGCTCTCTGCAATTCGGTTTGGATCTTTTGCTGGTAGGCGAGCGCAAGCTTCTCGCGTTCGGCCTCAAATTCTTCGCGGTACTGAGCGGCGTCGTTTGTACGCACGTCGTCGAAGCGGCGGATGAGCTCGCGAGCAGATTCATCGAAAGTCGCGTGGACCTTTTCAATCTCCTCTTGGGCAGCGCGGCGTGCCTCATCTCGGACTCCTAGAATCTGTTCACCGATCTTCTGGAgctcctccttggcctttgctACGGGCCTGGAATACTTAGCCGAGTCCGCGTCGGCGCTAATGACGGTGATAATGTCGTTGAACGTCTTGACTAGCTCCTGAACAATCGGCTCATCTCCCTCGCTGACCTTAGCAAACTCAAGGGTTGTGATCGGGGATGAGGACGACTTCTTGGACTCCTGCTTTGGCTTTTCGGATTCACTCGGGGCTTGTTTCTTAACTTCCTTGACTTTGGCCGACTTATCTTCGGGCTTCGCTGCGGCGGGTTTGATTGCCGCCTCATCAGCCTTCTCTTTGTTGACAGCACTCATGTGGGGCCCTGGCTGAGATACATCGGTTCCCGATTGCTCGACTTCTTTAGAATAGAACCCGCTGTTGCTTGGGATAGTGACCCTACTGCCTTCATCCCGAGGGTTGGGAAGGCGGCTCTGATTTCTCAGGGTGTTCGGGAAACGACGGTAGAAATCGCGCTCCTCGAAGTAAAGTACGGACTCTTCGCCATAGGGAACGTATTCTGTGAAGAAGTCGTGGAAGTTGTCGGATTTTAGTGCCAAAAAGACACCCCCGCCGTAGGCCAAACCGGACGTTAGGATGAGGTAGATTAAGAATCGTCGGAAGCGACCAGTCTtgcgagctggagcaggGGTTGGGTTTTTAGGAGCATCTGGGCCTGCATTAATTCTCAGTATCCAGAACAATTGTTACCTCAACAAGTTGCGGCGAGCTATTGGTGCGTACCTGAGTTCTGTTTCGCGCCGGTTTCCGGGGGAACTGCAGTGTCGGAAGAAGGGGTAGCAGGCGTGGGAGGCTTCGAATCGGCGAAAAATCGCTGTGCAGTCTCAGGATCAGTTTAGTGCAAGGTTGAGGAATAGGCGGAGTGTTTTCGTCACCATACCTGACCTGCAAGCCGGCTACTTGCTCCGGCTCTGGACAGCCATTGGGGGGTTGGCCGTTGACGAACCGAAGACGACAGTATCTGCCGACTCTGTAGAACAGAAGAACGCAGCATGATGAGCCGCACAACTGTTGGCTAAGGAATGGGGGCGACTCCGTTGAacgggatgatgatgggagGGAGAAAACAGCGGATCGGAACTCTTGGTGCTTTTACCTTTTGCGGTCCGCTCCGATCCTGCACCGCCATACCTACCGTAGTGGCTAAGCTCGGGAAGCGTCGTACCGCCTTCACAATACTACGTTCATTCCTACTACACATGCATGACCTTTGCTAGACAAAATATTGAGTAGTTAGTATTCCATAGTTTTTAAGGACGTTTTGACCTTATTTTTAAATCGCTAAAATTATTCGCTAGGGTTGTAAACTGAAGGGAGGGAGGCGAATCCGTTACACTGTGTCGGACAGGCTGAAGGCCCGAGTGCTACGATAATGATGTCAGCACCAAATCTTGAGCATTTGAGCATTTGGCAcaatatattatatagtcATAGCATACTGGAAAATGCAGAAGATATTTGATCAAAATAGAAAATGTAACATAAATTGAACCCAATAGAAGAAGAATACGGACGCCGGGAACATATGGAACAGGACAAAGAAACACAAAGAGGTACAGTGAAACAACACCCAACCTGCCTGAATGACTGGGAGATTACCGAAGCCCTTTCACAACCAGACTCGTGCGCAACAATGATTATCTGGTACCCTGTTCCAGTAAACAAAGAAGGTGACGAGATACCGGACCACGGGGATCTGGCCAACCAGAGCAAAATTAACACAGATGCAGAGGTATTAGAAAGTGTAGAATTGTGTTGGGTTGGCACAGTTGATTGCGCGCGCTTGACGGCAACCATACAGTCAAGTTCGGAAACGTGCACCTTCCGCGTctagagaagaaggaaaggatgGACAGCAAAACCCAGGAATAACAGATACAAGAAAGCAAAGGCAGCAAAAAGCCTCTAACAATTGCAAGCACCACCACTTTGGGTTCCCGGCGCTTCCGGCCGGAGGTCTACACCAGGACGGGGCGCTGTTCGCATGTTCCGAGGTCCGGCCTGATCAAGTGGGAGTTTCTTTGCAATCGCTGTGAAGAGGTCGCGCACGTTCTCAGACGTTTTGGCGGAGGTCTCAAAAAATAGCAGGCCGGCTTCACGCGCATATGCCTCAGCATCGGCCGTGGGGATTGCCCGCTTGTCCGGGTTCTCGGTGACGAGATCGAGTTTGTTGCCTGCGAGAGCGATAACGATATTTTCGTTTGCTTGGCGTTGTAGTTCCTTGACCCATGATTTGGCTTTATCTAGAGATGACTGTTCCAGTTTCCCGGTTATTAGCAAGGCGCATGGGCAAAAGGAAAAGCGTCCGAGAACATACGGCCTGGGTGATATCATAGACAACGACGGCACAGTTCGCATTGCGATAATACATAGGAGCCAGGGACTTATATCTCTCTTGACCAGCTGTATCCCAAATCTCGAACTTCACGGTCGTGCTTTCGTCCAGCGAGATGGTTTGTGTAAGGAAGGCAGCGCCGATCGTCGATTCTCGATAGTCGTCGAATTGGTCCTACAACATGTAAGCGGTGCCACGCAGGAAATATATTCCAAGCCATACCTTAACAAATCTCAACACCAGCGAGCTCTGGAGCGTAATAAGTCAGCGACCGACAATATAATGAAACTTAAAGGGCGAAAGTTGGATTCACCTTTCCGACGGCAGATTCTCCTGAAGTTGGTACCACGTTAGCGCTTCTGTGATATAATACGACAAATAGAGGACAGTAGACAAGGGAAGCTAACCAAGCAAGACGAGCTTAAACTGCGCGAACCTAGCACCCGGGCGGGCACCTGCTGGGGCTCTGGAAGCCATGATAGAAACGGTCGGTCAGGTAGCTTTTCTGATAGAACTTCGGGTATTTAAAGCAAGGAATCGAGAGGTCGAAAAGGCCGAACAGTGCGCTCGACAAAGTGGGGTAGGAAAGGTAGGGTGGATGGATCGAAATGCTCGGGAGGTGATGGCGGGCAGTCTATGAAGAAAGTTGAAGATGGTAGGCAGCGGCAGCGTTGTTGAGGTTCGCTGATGACGAAGGGGAGATCAGCCACAGTTGCCAGCCTGCCATTGCCAGTGTCCAAGACTGCGACTGTGACTGGCGGTCACTGGCTAGCAGCGGGGCGGTGTCGGGGCTGCTGCTCTGTCCGTGTTCCTGCCTGGGTGCCTTGGTTCAGTGTCACGTGGGCGCCGTGGCACCCGACTATGGATGAACTCTTCCATCTTATAGTACGATGTTTAACTCTTATTTGGAAGCAGGATAcacagaagctgaagatagtatgaagaagaagaatatagAATGGGCTGTATAAGGACTTTCTGGTGGTTTCCACGATGATATCAATTACGCTTTACTGGCTCTATCGGGGATACATAGTCTTGCAGGTTACTTTTTCAACAatgtgaagaagatccggcAAGTTGCTAGGGAATTGGAGGCAGGAATTGCGGGGGATGAATACAGGCGAAATCAATACAACTGAAGCTCCCTTTGGTGGAGTTAAAGAGAAGGACATTGGGAAGGAGGGGAGCAAGTATGGTGTGGCTGAACACCAGGTCATCATTCTGGGAGGTCTTAAGTAGCGATATTTGTATTTAGGTAATCCAATAGTTGATAGTTCTTAGCTTCTTGTCATATTGCAGTATTATCACCCTGTTTAGCATGCTAATCTGCCGGACACAGTGAAGCCCGGGCAATCGTCCAACTTCTAGTCCAAGTGAAACGGAAGACAACATGTGGGGAAGACCCTGCTTATGTGATCTTAGGGCGGCACTGCCCACTTACCACAAATAGAAAGCGGCCTTGGTGCCCGGGCCCGTTCCTGCCTGTGCTTGGCGATTGCCTAGGCTTTCCTACTGGCTGTGGACGAGGTGTTCACTGCTCGCCATCGTTGCACATGCTTCCTGCATCATAATTCCACTTCTCGGAAGTAGCTGCTCTCCTTTTCACGTTCGCTTTTCTCTGGAACCTACCCGTCCTCTCATTCTTGACAGCATGTGCTGAATTTCCCCACCATCTCCCTACCACATCTCTAACGCTCGTTCGCCCTTCTCAGAGTACTCCCTCGTCAGCCCCATCACCTAACCACCACTGGTGGGCATCGCCGCAATGGTACACTCAGTCCTCCCCTTTCgagacatcaacctccatGCGTCTCCTGCTCATTATGCTTTTAcgtcgccctcgtcgcccGATGCTCCAACGCTCGTTGTTGAGCGTCCAACGGGCGATTTGCGCCTAAACAGCGGCACATTGTCTGGTGCTAAGCGCATTTCCAGCATCGCTGGTATCCTTGGTATCATTAAGCTGAAGCTTGGTATGTCAATCCTCGGAAGGCACTTTCAATTTTTATCATTACTCATTCGTTTATTCCCCAATAGACAAGTACATTATTGTCATTACCAAAGCTCAGCCTATGGGGCGGTTGCGCGGCCACATGGTCTACAAAGTCGCTGGTACTgaatttcttcctctccgcgaGCGCCCACTGCACGACCATGACGAAGACACCTACTTGGCAATGTTGAAGGAGTTGCTTCGAACCGGGCCTATGTATTTCTCCTACGCTTTGGACCTAACCAACAGCTTCCAGCGTCAGTCGCAGAGCGATGCCAGCCTTCCGATGTGGAAGCGAGCCGATGATCGCTTTTTCTGGAACCGGTTTATTCAGTCCGACCTGATTGACTTCAGTCTTGGAGAACATAATACAACAAGTGTCCGTTATGGCCCGCAGCCGGGTGCTGACCCCTATATCCTCCCGGTCATATTCGGGATGCTCCGTATCACGCCCGCTAGGGTTAAGTCTACCACCTTCACTTTTGCACTTATCACCCGCAGGTCGAGACACAGAGCTGGCACACGATACTTCTCGCGCGGAATTGACGAGCAAGGACACGTTTCGAACTACAACGAGACCGAACAAATTGTAAT is a window of Aspergillus puulaauensis MK2 DNA, chromosome 4, nearly complete sequence DNA encoding:
- the YPT52 gene encoding Rab family GTPase (COG:U;~EggNog:ENOG410PG62;~InterPro:IPR005225,IPR001806,IPR027417;~PFAM:PF04670,PF00025,PF08477,PF00071,PF01926;~go_function: GO:0003924 - GTPase activity [Evidence IEA];~go_function: GO:0005525 - GTP binding [Evidence IEA]), whose translation is MASRAPAGARPGARFAQFKLVLLGESAVGKSSLVLRFVKDQFDDYRESTIGAAFLTQTISLDESTTVKFEIWDTAGQERYKSLAPMYYRNANCAVVVYDITQASSLDKAKSWVKELQRQANENIVIALAGNKLDLVTENPDKRAIPTADAEAYAREAGLLFFETSAKTSENVRDLFTAIAKKLPLDQAGPRNMRTAPRPGVDLRPEAPGTQSGGACNC
- a CDS encoding uncharacterized protein (COG:S;~EggNog:ENOG410PMG0;~InterPro:IPR038769;~TransMembrane:1 (o1081-1102i)), translated to MTPEQGTRESVGGSSRDEERGTRNPRRTASSGGFLVDSFIPRSKSLRTSGQHHNLSETDHRRKRGTPEAESAPKKRSRFRWSRHRESTKESDDVGQNAVENKEEDTGSCHFAEDATVPESQSRIVSNHTAGNMESHDDQGALGLDKDSLQIVNLALNLSESRRKGNVGYNASSQVPGGTWAPSGDGRSSAAGSIPSHGSYASHSASKSLGDDRVKLTRSQASTATNDVMKSLPGSATSSSAPQGFSAGTLARAANTRRYFELRHEYLRLLPSLPPLSLHEDHSTADPSQSAQKPSHRVYNPLQAIRNRKVRFRERCPIDPEADGWNDIDKVHSWVNSVEAQYSHQTRTHLECLKLPPFQGGHVDAPSNQDVDGVDDFAASPPSSLRRISRTGSLKTRRPRSDWIIFPDELFADAAWVEDAPNKSKLTDKDGNTLYPDPSSLIVNDFNQEQAQGKSSASTGRPSSHTSHSDARQRLSVDMKDAGRGRQPRRFRVSQRIGRSSSPSGEDLGSKKRKLRIRPRSSSGSSVDVKPYRNSFLNHARSPGRSVSPLGRQGQTWNEKRGSLSSGPSADDRYDPLSLAKIEGHMSNADMDVGYFPGIASNLSPPSSRSPSPAKRGFSRAVGSRRGQGRNSPNSKGADDDSSVDFDGVRQDSMPFTEPSAQIDVEPPPLPTKASTYHVDGRRPNHHERKDSAPHESKLRGIFKGPGKIAGKVGNEVSKMGDFILKKDGGGHSRQSSFVMSDDSESSSSSDDDDDEVKGEKHGIPRAILRRLPAFSDDLGRSTPRNSDKSLAKNHSQNPPTIVEPRQLYEDNEAGPTSLPSSQGRLWDLQRDAGNSVGKHSGRRGHRFMQFGPEIHTIREEIKKGRIKDNSVPYSLVRPPITGLAQAQPTPTSSPHELRPTLPGQSRSWSISDRSVSVSIESGVPGKQEVERTRALLLSSGIKAREIVRRADNARSPPPEFLQRSFSSDTSIPTVPRIHEHQLASQRLLKRIETSHKSFEGSIERLPKDAFSPLKSQLSTLEDLVNKSLNNRVRAATEEAENLSLHLNTTSTLAVKQLSDTLEHGLRKRHRRLRWLRRTGFVMLEWALIGLLWWVWLIVVAFKLFRKLLYGMASGVRWVLWL
- the FCJ1 gene encoding MICOS complex subunit MIC60 (COG:M;~EggNog:ENOG410PFS9;~InterPro:IPR019133;~TransMembrane:1 (i93-113o)), yielding MLRSSVLQSRQILSSSVRQRPTPQWLSRAGASSRLAGQTAQRFFADSKPPTPATPSSDTAVPPETGAKQNSGPDAPKNPTPAPARKTGRFRRFLIYLILTSGLAYGGGVFLALKSDNFHDFFTEYVPYGEESVLYFEERDFYRRFPNTLRNQSRLPNPRDEGSRVTIPSNSGFYSKEVEQSGTDVSQPGPHMSAVNKEKADEAAIKPAAAKPEDKSAKVKEVKKQAPSESEKPKQESKKSSSSPITTLEFAKVSEGDEPIVQELVKTFNDIITVISADADSAKYSRPVAKAKEELQKIGEQILGVRDEARRAAQEEIEKVHATFDESARELIRRFDDVRTNDAAQYREEFEAEREKLALAYQQKIQTELQRAQEIAEQRLQNELVEQAIELNRKYLHEVKDLVEREREGRLGKLSELTAGVAELEKLTTGWREVIDTNLKTQQLQVAVDAVRSALERSTVPRPFVRELVAVKELAGEDPVVEAAIASINPTAYQRGIPSTSQIIERFRRVADEVRKASLLPEDAGIASHAASIVLSKVMFKKDAAAGSDDVESVLLRTENLLEEGNIDDAAREMNSLKGWAKILSKDWLADVRRVLEVNQALEVIETEARLQCLRVE